Proteins encoded together in one Amblyomma americanum isolate KBUSLIRL-KWMA chromosome 1, ASM5285725v1, whole genome shotgun sequence window:
- the LOC144093702 gene encoding carboxypeptidase B-like isoform X2: MQTFSLRRKSLANVMNIGKSFENRDLKIIKLSSGRAKRAVWLDGGMHAREWISPATVMYILEERAVPAARRARRSLPGTRPSRSRKPRPLQTSSTPGAARSWPTLPSIPTHNSGSRRGVTRRSSRPTTSSSPCSDKRPRTQARAARVATAALEKVHGTKYNVGTSTSLLYVASGGSDDWALGEAQIPYAYTVELRDTGRHGFTLPRDQIVPTGEETWAAIRALLLEIASKAAEGA; encoded by the exons ATGCAAACTTTCAGCCTTCGGAGAAAGTCCTTGGCAAACGTCATGAACATAGGAAAGTCGTTTGAAAATCGTGACCTCAAGATTATCAAG CTGTCGTCAGGACGGGCCAAGAGGGCCGTTTGGCTGGACGGAGGCATGCATGCAAGAGAGTGGATCTCCCCTGCGACAGTCATGTACATTCTCGAAGAG CGGGCGGTTCCAGCAGCAAGGCGTGCtcggaggtctttgccgggaacAAGGCCTTCTCGGAGCCGGAAACCAAGGCCATTGCAAACTTCATCTACGCCCGGCGCCGCGAGATCATGGCCTACATTACCTTCCATTCCTACTCACAACTCTGGCTCACGCCGTGGGGTTACACGGCGCTCAAGCCGGCCAACTACCTCGAGCTC ACCATGCAGTGACAAGCGTCCTCGAACGCAGGCCCGCGCTGCGAGAGTCGCGACGGCTGCCCTAGAGAAAGTCCACGGTACCAAGTACAACGTGGGAACATCGACGAGCCTCCTGT ATGTCGCCTCGGGAGGATCAGACGACTGGGCCCTTGGCGAGGCGCAGATCCCGTACGCGTACACGGTCGAGCTCCGTGACACCGGCCGCCACGGCTTCACCCTGCCGCGCGATCAGATCGTGCCCACCGGCGAGGAGACCTGGGCGGCCATCAGGGCCCTCCTGCTGGAAATCGCCAGCAAGGCGGCCGAGGGAGCATGA
- the LOC144093702 gene encoding carboxypeptidase B-like isoform X1, whose product MQTFSLRRKSLANVMNIGKSFENRDLKIIKLSSGRAKRAVWLDGGMHAREWISPATVMYILEELVSGYSNDNETTKILDTFDVYGLPVANPDGYEYTHIFNRLWRKTRSTTASFLCRGADPNRNFGFKWSSGGSSSKACSEVFAGNKAFSEPETKAIANFIYARRREIMAYITFHSYSQLWLTPWGYTALKPANYLELARAARVATAALEKVHGTKYNVGTSTSLLYVASGGSDDWALGEAQIPYAYTVELRDTGRHGFTLPRDQIVPTGEETWAAIRALLLEIASKAAEGA is encoded by the exons ATGCAAACTTTCAGCCTTCGGAGAAAGTCCTTGGCAAACGTCATGAACATAGGAAAGTCGTTTGAAAATCGTGACCTCAAGATTATCAAG CTGTCGTCAGGACGGGCCAAGAGGGCCGTTTGGCTGGACGGAGGCATGCATGCAAGAGAGTGGATCTCCCCTGCGACAGTCATGTACATTCTCGAAGAG CTGGTGAGCGGCTACAGCAATGACAATGAAACGACCAAGATTCTGGACACCTTCGACGTGTACGGGCTGCCAGTGGCCAACCCGGACGGCTACGAGTACACGCACATCTTC AACCGGCTATGGCGTAAGACGAGGTCCACCACAGCCAGCTTCCTTTGCCGCGGTGCAGACCCGAATCGAAACTTCGGCTTCAAGTGGAGCT CGGGCGGTTCCAGCAGCAAGGCGTGCtcggaggtctttgccgggaacAAGGCCTTCTCGGAGCCGGAAACCAAGGCCATTGCAAACTTCATCTACGCCCGGCGCCGCGAGATCATGGCCTACATTACCTTCCATTCCTACTCACAACTCTGGCTCACGCCGTGGGGTTACACGGCGCTCAAGCCGGCCAACTACCTCGAGCTC GCCCGCGCTGCGAGAGTCGCGACGGCTGCCCTAGAGAAAGTCCACGGTACCAAGTACAACGTGGGAACATCGACGAGCCTCCTGT ATGTCGCCTCGGGAGGATCAGACGACTGGGCCCTTGGCGAGGCGCAGATCCCGTACGCGTACACGGTCGAGCTCCGTGACACCGGCCGCCACGGCTTCACCCTGCCGCGCGATCAGATCGTGCCCACCGGCGAGGAGACCTGGGCGGCCATCAGGGCCCTCCTGCTGGAAATCGCCAGCAAGGCGGCCGAGGGAGCATGA